Proteins co-encoded in one Flavobacterium sp. M31R6 genomic window:
- a CDS encoding alpha-amylase family glycosyl hydrolase, which translates to MQSKFIIMVLISFFMFDFVCVKAQNTEHKWWKESVFYQIYMPSYADSNSDGYGDFKGMTSKLDYLQSLGIKGIWLTPFLTSPKVDNGYDIANYYEVDPTYGSKADFDIFLKEAHKRGIKVIMDMVLNHTSTDCKWFQESRKSIDNQYRDYYIWKDKPNNWESFFGGTAWEKDTLTNQYYYHKFDKKMADLNWSNPKVVAEVQKALRFWLDSGVDGFRLDVINFLNTDGITIDNSFKDGQQQHINDIDQSGVKNAMRIIKSTVNEYDNRFIVGEIGSDKIEVLKQYQSQDLLDVVFNFNFGSIKIFSSQRIFDELQSMEKNMSNYPTLFFGSHDMPRMIDRLADGNPDRALALAALMLTAKGVPFVYYGEEIGMHNIIANNLEEMVDIQGKTHYQLALAKGKNPVEALLEGNEHNRDKSRSPMQWNGNAFAGFSNEKTWIKINSDYQKNNVQELLNSENSILNSYKKLIALRNNEKVLQYGTYTRLEHKDDQILFTRSFEGDQITVVINFGSEKKMNLPKDGKILMGSTKLKTNDFIIYRN; encoded by the coding sequence CAGACAGCAATAGCGATGGTTATGGTGATTTTAAAGGAATGACTTCCAAGTTGGATTACCTGCAATCGTTGGGAATAAAAGGCATTTGGTTGACTCCTTTTCTTACTTCACCAAAAGTGGATAATGGCTATGATATTGCCAATTATTACGAGGTAGATCCTACTTATGGAAGTAAAGCCGATTTTGATATTTTTTTGAAAGAAGCCCATAAAAGAGGAATCAAAGTCATTATGGATATGGTTTTGAATCACACTTCAACCGACTGTAAGTGGTTTCAAGAATCTCGAAAATCTATTGATAATCAATATCGGGATTATTATATCTGGAAAGATAAACCGAACAATTGGGAATCTTTTTTTGGAGGAACGGCTTGGGAAAAGGACACACTGACCAATCAATACTATTATCATAAGTTTGATAAAAAAATGGCAGATCTCAACTGGTCTAATCCAAAAGTTGTTGCTGAGGTTCAAAAAGCACTTCGATTTTGGTTGGACAGTGGTGTAGATGGTTTTCGACTGGACGTGATTAATTTTTTAAACACTGACGGAATTACAATCGATAATTCTTTTAAAGATGGGCAGCAACAACACATAAATGATATTGATCAATCGGGTGTTAAAAATGCCATGCGAATCATAAAATCGACTGTAAACGAGTATGATAATCGTTTTATAGTTGGAGAAATTGGGAGCGATAAAATTGAAGTGCTGAAACAATATCAATCACAGGATTTATTGGATGTGGTTTTTAATTTCAACTTTGGAAGTATAAAAATATTTTCTTCACAACGCATTTTTGATGAGTTGCAAAGCATGGAAAAAAACATGAGTAATTACCCAACTTTGTTTTTTGGAAGTCATGATATGCCTCGAATGATTGACCGATTGGCAGATGGAAATCCTGACAGAGCTTTGGCATTAGCGGCTTTGATGCTTACCGCCAAAGGAGTTCCTTTTGTGTACTATGGTGAAGAAATCGGGATGCACAATATCATCGCGAATAATCTGGAAGAAATGGTGGATATTCAGGGAAAAACGCATTATCAATTGGCTCTTGCCAAAGGTAAAAATCCTGTTGAAGCACTTTTGGAAGGAAATGAACACAATCGTGATAAATCGCGAAGTCCAATGCAGTGGAATGGGAATGCTTTTGCAGGATTTTCAAACGAGAAAACATGGATTAAAATTAATTCTGATTATCAAAAAAACAATGTACAAGAGTTATTGAACAGTGAAAATTCAATTCTTAATAGCTATAAAAAGTTGATTGCTTTAAGAAATAATGAAAAAGTCTTACAATACGGTACTTACACTAGACTTGAGCATAAAGACGACCAAATTTTGTTCACTCGATCTTTTGAAGGAGATCAAATTACAGTCGTTATTAATTTTGGTTCGGAAAAGAAAATGAACCTTCCAAAAGATGGAAAAATTTTAATGGGCAGTACCAAATTAAAAACAAACGATTTTATTATTTACAGAAATTAG